A stretch of the Pseudorasbora parva isolate DD20220531a chromosome 13, ASM2467924v1, whole genome shotgun sequence genome encodes the following:
- the LOC137039151 gene encoding macrophage mannose receptor 1-like isoform X3 codes for MVKTKELSKDTRSKFADLHQAGKTECAIGSTSSFLIYNKDHNKCVYAASATVVLTAPCDASFKAQRFQWISSSRIISLAFSLCLGAEKIEDRAKVILLPCNVSDPGQTWECKDENLFGLKGHSLHLNYGDYDEPNMMLYKGTGVWSHWLIYGTDKNVCSHGYQEKASDLNGKPCQFPFKFMGKWYADCTVDGRGDGQLWCATVNDFDTDEKWGLCHPIIAPVPNITVFRQNQDREHVVVMCSFGRRFTESSFQLSVEGEHNYTLKNPLCYSNEMCVFDVKVSTPVSFTCVHEINSAVNRHSETYTDEEGVSLFYICYSSSIAGGLFIMTLAVIVTSIRSKDKDPGH; via the exons ATGgtcaagaccaaagagctgtcaaaggacaccagaagcAAATTTGCAGACCTGCACCAGGCCGGGAAGACTGAAtgtgcaatag GTAGTACCAGCTCCTTCCTTATCTACAACAAGGACCACAACAAATGTGTGTATGCCGCGAGTGCTACTGTAGTGCTGACTGCGCCATGTGATGCATCTTTCAAAGCTCAACGTTTCCAATGGATTTCCTCTTCACGAATCATCAGTCTTGCTTTTAGTCTTTGTTTGGGGGCCGAGAAGATTGAAGACAGGGCCAAAGTTATCCTTCTGCCCTGCAATGTATCTGACCCTGGACAAACCTGGGAATGTAAAGATGAGAACTTGTTTGGCTTGAAGGGACATTCACTACACCTGAACTATGGAGATTATGATGAGCCAAATATGATGTTGTATAAAGGAACAGGTGTTTGGAGTCACTGGCTGATTTATGGGACTGACAAAAATGTGTGTTCTCATGGATATCAAG AGAAAGCTAGTGATTTAAATGGAAAACCATGCCAGTTCCCTTTTAAGTTTATGGGCAAGTGGTACGCTGACTGCACTGTGGACGGCAGGGGCGATGGTCAGCTGTGGTGCGCCACAGTAAATGATTTTGACACGGACGAAAAGTGGGGTTTATGCCACCCAATAA ttGCCCCAGTGCCCAACATCACAGTGTTCAGGCAGAACCAGGACAGAGAGCATGTGGTAGTGATGTGTTCATTTGGCAGGAGGTTCACTGAGAGCTCTTTCCAGCTGTCAGTGGAGGGTGAACACAACTACACACTGAAGAACCCACTGTGTTATTCAaatgaaatgtgtgtgtttgatgtgaAAGTGAGCACACCTGTTTCCTTCACCTGTGTGCACGAGATTAATTCTGCTGTGAACCGTCACAGTGAGACCTACACAGATGAGGAAGGAGTATCTTTATTCTACATCTGCTATTCCTCCTCCATTGCTGGTGGTCTCTTCATCATGACTCTGGCAGTGATCGTGACCAGCATCAGGAGCAAAGATAAAG ATCCAGGTCATTGA
- the LOC137039151 gene encoding macrophage mannose receptor 1-like isoform X2, producing the protein MVKTKELSKDTRSKFADLHQAGKTECAIGSTSSFLIYNKDHNKCVYAASATVVLTAPCDASFKAQRFQWISSSRIISLAFSLCLGAEKIEDRAKVILLPCNVSDPGQTWECKDENLFGLKGHSLHLNYGDYDEPNMMLYKGTGVWSHWLIYGTDKNVCSHGYQEKASDLNGKPCQFPFKFMGKWYADCTVDGRGDGQLWCATVNDFDTDEKWGLCHPIIAPVPNITVFRQNQDREHVVVMCSFGRRFTESSFQLSVEGEHNYTLKNPLCYSNEMCVFDVKVSTPVSFTCVHEINSAVNRHSETYTDEEGVSLFYICYSSSIAGGLFIMTLAVIVTSIRSKDKEDPGH; encoded by the exons ATGgtcaagaccaaagagctgtcaaaggacaccagaagcAAATTTGCAGACCTGCACCAGGCCGGGAAGACTGAAtgtgcaatag GTAGTACCAGCTCCTTCCTTATCTACAACAAGGACCACAACAAATGTGTGTATGCCGCGAGTGCTACTGTAGTGCTGACTGCGCCATGTGATGCATCTTTCAAAGCTCAACGTTTCCAATGGATTTCCTCTTCACGAATCATCAGTCTTGCTTTTAGTCTTTGTTTGGGGGCCGAGAAGATTGAAGACAGGGCCAAAGTTATCCTTCTGCCCTGCAATGTATCTGACCCTGGACAAACCTGGGAATGTAAAGATGAGAACTTGTTTGGCTTGAAGGGACATTCACTACACCTGAACTATGGAGATTATGATGAGCCAAATATGATGTTGTATAAAGGAACAGGTGTTTGGAGTCACTGGCTGATTTATGGGACTGACAAAAATGTGTGTTCTCATGGATATCAAG AGAAAGCTAGTGATTTAAATGGAAAACCATGCCAGTTCCCTTTTAAGTTTATGGGCAAGTGGTACGCTGACTGCACTGTGGACGGCAGGGGCGATGGTCAGCTGTGGTGCGCCACAGTAAATGATTTTGACACGGACGAAAAGTGGGGTTTATGCCACCCAATAA ttGCCCCAGTGCCCAACATCACAGTGTTCAGGCAGAACCAGGACAGAGAGCATGTGGTAGTGATGTGTTCATTTGGCAGGAGGTTCACTGAGAGCTCTTTCCAGCTGTCAGTGGAGGGTGAACACAACTACACACTGAAGAACCCACTGTGTTATTCAaatgaaatgtgtgtgtttgatgtgaAAGTGAGCACACCTGTTTCCTTCACCTGTGTGCACGAGATTAATTCTGCTGTGAACCGTCACAGTGAGACCTACACAGATGAGGAAGGAGTATCTTTATTCTACATCTGCTATTCCTCCTCCATTGCTGGTGGTCTCTTCATCATGACTCTGGCAGTGATCGTGACCAGCATCAGGAGCAAAGATAAAG AAGATCCAGGTCATTGA
- the LOC137039151 gene encoding macrophage mannose receptor 1-like isoform X4 — protein MNLLYILLLVFWSAFSSTSSFLIYNKDHNKCVYAASATVVLTAPCDASFKAQRFQWISSSRIISLAFSLCLGAEKIEDRAKVILLPCNVSDPGQTWECKDENLFGLKGHSLHLNYGDYDEPNMMLYKGTGVWSHWLIYGTDKNVCSHGYQEKASDLNGKPCQFPFKFMGKWYADCTVDGRGDGQLWCATVNDFDTDEKWGLCHPIIAPVPNITVFRQNQDREHVVVMCSFGRRFTESSFQLSVEGEHNYTLKNPLCYSNEMCVFDVKVSTPVSFTCVHEINSAVNRHSETYTDEEGVSLFYICYSSSIAGGLFIMTLAVIVTSIRSKDKGVCFTSYSQSYQNL, from the exons ATGAACCTGCTTTATATCCTTTTATTGGTCTTTTGGTCAGCTTTCA GTAGTACCAGCTCCTTCCTTATCTACAACAAGGACCACAACAAATGTGTGTATGCCGCGAGTGCTACTGTAGTGCTGACTGCGCCATGTGATGCATCTTTCAAAGCTCAACGTTTCCAATGGATTTCCTCTTCACGAATCATCAGTCTTGCTTTTAGTCTTTGTTTGGGGGCCGAGAAGATTGAAGACAGGGCCAAAGTTATCCTTCTGCCCTGCAATGTATCTGACCCTGGACAAACCTGGGAATGTAAAGATGAGAACTTGTTTGGCTTGAAGGGACATTCACTACACCTGAACTATGGAGATTATGATGAGCCAAATATGATGTTGTATAAAGGAACAGGTGTTTGGAGTCACTGGCTGATTTATGGGACTGACAAAAATGTGTGTTCTCATGGATATCAAG AGAAAGCTAGTGATTTAAATGGAAAACCATGCCAGTTCCCTTTTAAGTTTATGGGCAAGTGGTACGCTGACTGCACTGTGGACGGCAGGGGCGATGGTCAGCTGTGGTGCGCCACAGTAAATGATTTTGACACGGACGAAAAGTGGGGTTTATGCCACCCAATAA ttGCCCCAGTGCCCAACATCACAGTGTTCAGGCAGAACCAGGACAGAGAGCATGTGGTAGTGATGTGTTCATTTGGCAGGAGGTTCACTGAGAGCTCTTTCCAGCTGTCAGTGGAGGGTGAACACAACTACACACTGAAGAACCCACTGTGTTATTCAaatgaaatgtgtgtgtttgatgtgaAAGTGAGCACACCTGTTTCCTTCACCTGTGTGCACGAGATTAATTCTGCTGTGAACCGTCACAGTGAGACCTACACAGATGAGGAAGGAGTATCTTTATTCTACATCTGCTATTCCTCCTCCATTGCTGGTGGTCTCTTCATCATGACTCTGGCAGTGATCGTGACCAGCATCAGGAGCAAAGATAAAGGTGTGTGTTTCACCAGTTACTCACAATCATATCAAAATctataa
- the LOC137039151 gene encoding macrophage mannose receptor 1-like isoform X1, translated as MVKTKELSKDTRSKFADLHQAGKTECAIGSTSSFLIYNKDHNKCVYAASATVVLTAPCDASFKAQRFQWISSSRIISLAFSLCLGAEKIEDRAKVILLPCNVSDPGQTWECKDENLFGLKGHSLHLNYGDYDEPNMMLYKGTGVWSHWLIYGTDKNVCSHGYQEKASDLNGKPCQFPFKFMGKWYADCTVDGRGDGQLWCATVNDFDTDEKWGLCHPIIAPVPNITVFRQNQDREHVVVMCSFGRRFTESSFQLSVEGEHNYTLKNPLCYSNEMCVFDVKVSTPVSFTCVHEINSAVNRHSETYTDEEGVSLFYICYSSSIAGGLFIMTLAVIVTSIRSKDKGVCFTSYSQSYQNL; from the exons ATGgtcaagaccaaagagctgtcaaaggacaccagaagcAAATTTGCAGACCTGCACCAGGCCGGGAAGACTGAAtgtgcaatag GTAGTACCAGCTCCTTCCTTATCTACAACAAGGACCACAACAAATGTGTGTATGCCGCGAGTGCTACTGTAGTGCTGACTGCGCCATGTGATGCATCTTTCAAAGCTCAACGTTTCCAATGGATTTCCTCTTCACGAATCATCAGTCTTGCTTTTAGTCTTTGTTTGGGGGCCGAGAAGATTGAAGACAGGGCCAAAGTTATCCTTCTGCCCTGCAATGTATCTGACCCTGGACAAACCTGGGAATGTAAAGATGAGAACTTGTTTGGCTTGAAGGGACATTCACTACACCTGAACTATGGAGATTATGATGAGCCAAATATGATGTTGTATAAAGGAACAGGTGTTTGGAGTCACTGGCTGATTTATGGGACTGACAAAAATGTGTGTTCTCATGGATATCAAG AGAAAGCTAGTGATTTAAATGGAAAACCATGCCAGTTCCCTTTTAAGTTTATGGGCAAGTGGTACGCTGACTGCACTGTGGACGGCAGGGGCGATGGTCAGCTGTGGTGCGCCACAGTAAATGATTTTGACACGGACGAAAAGTGGGGTTTATGCCACCCAATAA ttGCCCCAGTGCCCAACATCACAGTGTTCAGGCAGAACCAGGACAGAGAGCATGTGGTAGTGATGTGTTCATTTGGCAGGAGGTTCACTGAGAGCTCTTTCCAGCTGTCAGTGGAGGGTGAACACAACTACACACTGAAGAACCCACTGTGTTATTCAaatgaaatgtgtgtgtttgatgtgaAAGTGAGCACACCTGTTTCCTTCACCTGTGTGCACGAGATTAATTCTGCTGTGAACCGTCACAGTGAGACCTACACAGATGAGGAAGGAGTATCTTTATTCTACATCTGCTATTCCTCCTCCATTGCTGGTGGTCTCTTCATCATGACTCTGGCAGTGATCGTGACCAGCATCAGGAGCAAAGATAAAGGTGTGTGTTTCACCAGTTACTCACAATCATATCAAAATctataa